The genomic DNA CCCGCGCCCTCCCTTGTTGGTCGTCACCACAGAATGGCCTTCCGCATCGTGTGCAAAGAAAGACTCGATGGTCGAATCGCGTTCCTTGGCTCCAAGGGCAAGCTGGGTGGCCGCCTCGTAATCGCCGCCGGTCACGGCTTCGACAAAGGCCTTGTCACTCGCCATGAGACGCAGGAATTTCAGGTGATCTTCAACCCAGTTATCCAGTGAAGTCGAGATCGACATACTGTTCTGGGAAAGCGTTTTTTCGACAAGGGACAATGTCAGATTCTTTGTTCCCTGATCGACAGTGAGTAGTGTCGTGGTCAAAAGCAATAAAACAACGGTACTTATAAGAAGCACCAACCGCTGACCAAGTCCAAGATTGATTTTCATAGATACCTCCGAGTACTAAGAAAGTTATTCTTCCCTCAGATTCAAGGCAATTAGAAATTCATTTTTTCTGCTTTCTTTGGAAATAATCGCAATAAACGACAAAAGGGTGTACACAAAAGTATGATGACAGAACCAAGGAGGACCCGTGAAATCTTCCCTTATCCTTTTCATACTCTTTCTGGCATGCAGCCCCGCTGTACAGGCGCAGGAACTCACCCTGAAAACACAGGATTTTCCTCCCTACGCCTACCTTATCGATGACAAACTCTCAGGCCCTGCCGTTGAAATCATCCACGCGACCTGCGAACAGGCAGACCTTGAGTGCCATATGGAATTATTGCCGTGGGCACGGGCACAGGATGCTGTGAAGCATGGAAAGGATAACGGCCTGTTCGTGCTTGCCAAGACTCCGGAAAGAACCGCTTGGCTTGCGTTCTCATACCCATTGTTTGAAGCGAATTACGGTTTCTTCGTCCGCAGTCAAAACCTGCTGGAATACACCGCCCCCAGTGATATCTCCGGGTACCACATCGGAGTCTACGGCCCTTCAAACACCTCGAAACGTCTTGAATCCATTGTCAGTCAGGCAAAAGGATGCACCGTTGAAATGCGCCCCGACGACGAAGCCGGATTCAAAAAACTCAATCACGGACGTATCGACGCGGTCTATTCCAACAAATATGTCGGCGACGCCTTGATTTCAAAAATGCACCTGCGAATGACACGATATGCCGGGACAGAGGGCAAGGTTCTTTATTATCTGGCTTTTTCAAAAAGAAACACAGAAGAGGAAACGATAAAGCGCTTTAATGAAGCCTATCTGAAACTCCATGAGGATGGCTCCATCGCCAAAATACTCGACACATACAACATGAAACCTGTCCCCATCAAATGTCCCATTGAATGATGGTCTTTCAAGCCGTTTTCGGAGTGAATCCAAGCAGCCCGCCTCCAGCCAATCAACGCTGTTTTTCCATGCTGTGGAACATATTTCCCCGCATTACATCCATCTAATCATCTAAAATAGATAAAGATTAATACTGGCACACCCTTTGCTTTTACTCCTGTCGAGAAGGAATCGGGAATTTCTTTCCGGGATTGGTCTCCCGGCACAGTTCCCAACCATGCCCGACACAATCGGGCCGGGAGGACAGTATGAGTTTCAGCAGTATGTATGTTGGTGCGACAGGCGTGATCGCGCACGGCGATCGAATGCAGGTCGTGGCCAACAACCTCGCCAACGTCAGCACGGTCGGATACAAGAAGGCCGATGCGCTGTTCAGCGACCTGATGAGCAAACAGGCCGCCACCACGGGTGGACAATATCAGGGAGGAGCCTGCTTCAACAGCCAGATCGGTACCGGTGTGGCAGTC from uncultured Pseudodesulfovibrio sp. includes the following:
- a CDS encoding transporter substrate-binding domain-containing protein yields the protein MKSSLILFILFLACSPAVQAQELTLKTQDFPPYAYLIDDKLSGPAVEIIHATCEQADLECHMELLPWARAQDAVKHGKDNGLFVLAKTPERTAWLAFSYPLFEANYGFFVRSQNLLEYTAPSDISGYHIGVYGPSNTSKRLESIVSQAKGCTVEMRPDDEAGFKKLNHGRIDAVYSNKYVGDALISKMHLRMTRYAGTEGKVLYYLAFSKRNTEEETIKRFNEAYLKLHEDGSIAKILDTYNMKPVPIKCPIE